ACCTGCCACAGACTGCAGCATCTACCACATCTATGAATTGTGGCTAATTGCTGTCCTGTGCCCCTCCCCTCACTGCTCAGGATGAGAGGTATCCCTCACCCCAGTAATTACGGATGCAATGTGGCCCACAGGGTCATCACCTCTGTGCTGACAGGGAGATTAATTGGTGCTGCCTGCTTGGACCggggtgtgtgtatatacaagcCGAAGCCATAACCAGCAAATCAACAACCATCTAAGGGGTCTGCAATTAGAGGGGTCAACAGGGGTGTACCCAGAGGCAATCACAGGAAAGAGGGGGTGTGCACAGATGGAACCAGGCATGTGCTCACTATTCTGCTGTCCACAGGGAGCTGTCACAGCCACCCCCTTTGCTGTCGCCCCAGAATGCCCCCCACATCACAATGGGCTCCCATCTCCGGCCTTTTTTGGGGATGCCTACAGCTCTGTGTCAGACCCCAGGTGAGAAAGTCGGGTATGTAAGCCCATTGTATCCCTATAAGGCTCTCTTTAGGTGCAGAAGGCAGCTAGATAAAAATAGTGCAGCGTGTGCAGCTtcaacagccttttttttttctcctgttccaGGTTACAGCTTCCTACCCTCTGCCCAGGCTGAGATGTTAGCTCGGCAGCAGGAGCTTCTACGGAAGCAGAGCTTGGCTCGGTAAGCACCTGGAAGACCAGTGGGAGTACTTTTAAGCACGCCCAGGCTGATTCCCACCATCTGTCCTTTTGGTCCAGGCTGGAGATGTCTGAGTTACTTAGGCAGAAAGAACTGGGCAGTGCTCACCGGCCACAACTACTGGTGCCAGAGATGGCTTTGCATATTCCTGAGGGATCCGACGAGCTCCAGCGACGTGGCTCCATGCTGGTTTTGAAACACAGCTCAGCACCACTACTGGCCCTGCCACCCCAGGGACCTCCAGGCCCAGGACCCCCTATCCCAGCCAAGGAGTCTGTCCGAAGCCAGTCCCAAAAGGGGAGTCTTGGTGCTGCCTCAGCCCAGCCCAGCGAACCTAAGGAGACGACAGGGGCTGGCCTCTGGGCTCAAGATGTCTCTGAAGAGCCATCCAAGGACTCAGATGGAGAGGACCCTAAGATAGCAGCTGCCAGGGAAGGGGCCTCTACTCCCAGCCAAGTCCCAACAGGAGGgaccagagcagaaggaaaagGGCTTCTATCAGGGTCCACACTGCCCCTGGGATTCCCCTGTGAGGCAGTCAGCCCCTACTTCCACACAGGTGGGCAACCCTAGCCACCCACTGATAGGGGGTTCCATGGGGAGAAAAATCCTTTGTCATTGAGCCAAGGACTTTAACCAATTAAGAGGTTAGCCAATGGGGAAGGAGGCAAAGAAACGGAAAAGCCCAAGCCCTAGTGACATCCTTTCTATCTCCAGGTACCATGGGGGGGCTCTTCACTGATGAGGAGACCACAGCCCCTGAGGATGTCAACAAGTGGACTGTAGATGATGTCTGCAACTTCGTGGGGGGCCTTTCTGGCTGTGGCGAGTATGCCAGGGTGAGGGGAGTGGCAGATCCCTAGGGCTACTGGGCAATGTCCCAGTCTCTACaccctacaaaaaaaaaacctttccttttGCTGAGTTATTTTCTATGCAAGACATACAATTCTACTCTATGGGCCTAACTTGTCCCCAGGTATTCAGAGAACAAGGAATAGATGGAGAAACTTTGCCTCTACTGACAGAAGAGCACCTTCTGAACACCATGGGACTGAAGCTAGGGCCTGCCCTCAAGATCAGGGCACAAGTAAGTATGTCCAGTGCTTTCATCAATCTAGAGAGGGCATAAGGATTCTTTGTACCTGAACTGTTTTCCTTTGCCCTTTTACTTAGCAAGTATTTACCCAGCTTCATCTCTTTGTAGGTGGCCAAGCGCCTGGGCCGTGTCTTCTACATGGCCAGCTTCCCTGTGGCCCTGCCACTGCAGCCACCAAGCCTGCAAGCACCTGAGCTTAGCCCAGGACAGCAACCCCTGTCCCCAGCAACCACCACCTCCCCATATGAAGGGACccacttgcccacaggccaagcCTCACCCAAG
Above is a window of Arvicanthis niloticus isolate mArvNil1 chromosome 5, mArvNil1.pat.X, whole genome shotgun sequence DNA encoding:
- the Samd11 gene encoding sterile alpha motif domain-containing protein 11 isoform X4, coding for MPEHPRHCDFQRGNVEIGLGPGGDLLGKRLSCSYITSDCSSEKKARSKAPQETLLLPELESTMAPEDHYHQLMSALSEAAPFEETQRLYHLGIPSHDLLRVQQEVATATLRGPSSLEAHLPSTTAGHRRKQGLVQHREGTVPAATTSFSERELSQPPPLLSPQNAPHITMGSHLRPFLGMPTALCQTPGYSFLPSAQAEMLARQQELLRKQSLARLEMSELLRQKELGSAHRPQLLVPEMALHIPEGSDELQRRGSMLVLKHSSAPLLALPPQGPPGPGPPIPAKESVRSQSQKGSLGAASAQPSEPKETTGAGLWAQDVSEEPSKDSDGEDPKIAAAREGASTPSQVPTGGTRAEGKGLLSGSTLPLGFPCEAVSPYFHTGTMGGLFTDEETTAPEDVNKWTVDDVCNFVGGLSGCGEYARVFREQGIDGETLPLLTEEHLLNTMGLKLGPALKIRAQVAKRLGRVFYMASFPVALPLQPPSLQAPELSPGQQPLSPATTTSPYEGTHLPTGQASPKQENGSGTIALLPGAPDPSQLL